The genomic segment ttttttttttatagtagggATTACAGAGACAGGAGAAAAAACTTAGAAATGAGCAAATCTTCTACTTCAGGATAAGGTCTGCCAAGACTTGGCAGTGCAGACAGTATACCTTATTCACGGTATCGTAACATATATTCTGCTCTAAGTGCTCTATGAGAATAACTGGTCTCTCCTTACTTTGGTATGCAAAATTTTAAACCACATTTGCACAATTCAGTCTGTTAAGCTTTGTTTCATTTAACTTGAAGGTAAATTTACTTTCATCcatctctgagaaaataaaagtcttaCAAATAGATGATTTTCTGCGAAGTAAAATTTGGCTAAAACCTACAGCGTAAACAATGCCTGAGAGATCAACAgttacatacataatttttttccaaagaccAGTATTTAAGTTAATGTCTCACCATATCCTTAAGTTcataaggagaaataaacaaacatgaaaattcCAAGTGAACACACAGCAAAAAGTCCAATATTTAGTATTAGTTTGACTTGTGGAGTCTCTTCCAACATTTGTAAACAAACGGCCTCCTCCTCCATCAGGTCTCTGAgactcctcttgctcaggctcttACTTTTAAAGCCACAAAACCAGTCTATGAACTTCCAATACCGGCCTACattctctgtttccttctttctctctttctcacccaTGAGAGCTGCTTGCCCATTGGAGTAAGCATCTACCGGTGTTTCTGCCTCTGAGTGACCTAAGGAAGCCACCGGGTTGCCCTCCTCTCTGCAGGTCACCAACAGATTAACATCTTCAGGTTGCAGGCCCTTAATGCTATCTTCGGATTTCCCATTGGGAATGACGTGGTTGATGGCCTCACTGTTCTCACTGCATCTCAGAATGCTCTTCTCTTGCATTTTGTATGGTTCATCTTTTGGGGAACAGCTCTCCTTCACCACCAGGCTCTTCTTAGACCAAAAGGTGGTGGTACGAATCTGTTCCTTCGTGGGAGGTGGTGTGAGAAGGCTAACAATTACAGTAATGAGTCCTGTGACCCAAAACAGTGCTGTGGCCACATACATATAATGTATGTCTTTGATGAAGCCTGGCCTGTTATCAGGTTGGTCACACTCTGGGGCACGGTAGGCAAAGGCCAGTATCAAACGGACTGCTCCAAGAACAAAGCCAGCCATTCCACCATAGAAAGCCCCTTGTTCATTGCAGCGCTTCCAGAAAATTGCCAGAAGGAACAGGGCTGCCACTGGGGGTGTCAAGTAATCTGCTACCTCCTGAATGTAAAGGTACATCTGGCCGCCTTGCATCTCCACGATGATTGGCACCCATGCTATGCTGATCACCACCATAAAAGCCACAAATATCCTCCCCACAATCATTAGCTCACGGGAGCTTGCACTCTTGCGGATGAGTTTGTACACATCAAGGGTGAATATGGTACTGGCACTGTTAAAGATAGAGTCCAAGTCGCTCATCAGAGCTGCAATCATCACTGCCATCATTAAGCCCCGAAGGCCTACTGGAACCAGCTTCATCACCAGGCGAGGGTAAGCAATATTGGAGCACCCAGCTCTGCTTCCACACACTTGCATGCAGTGCTCTGGGTTGATGCAAgctatatcatcagcaaacagtaTCCTGGAAATCATTCCTGGGACAACTATGATAAACATTGGCAGAAGCTTCAAGAAGCCAGCCATAAGAGTAGAGCCTTTGGCATGAGCAATGTTTTTGGCCGCTAGGACCCTCTGCACGATGACTTGGTCAGCACACCAGTACCATACTGAGGCTGGAGTCTGCCCAAGAATGAATCCAGGCCAAGGAACATCTTCATCTGTTGGATCCCGCAGCATTTTCAGGGCTTCTTTCTTAGGGTGGACATTACAAGAATTTGTGTTGGAAAGGTTGTATGTCAATAAGATGGAAGTAACATTGGGTGAGGCCAACATGTACCTTCTCTTAACTTCCTCAAACCCGCCAATCTCCATCATGCTAATAACCATAAGTGTAAGTGCCCCAACGATCATGAGCAGAGCCTGCAGAGTGTCTGTGTAGATCACTGCAACAAGGCCTCCGGTGACAGTCAGCAAAGCCGTCATGCCAATGAGCAGGATGACCGACACATAAAGATTCCAACCCAAAGACTCCTGGATAAAGAGGGCACCCGAATACAGATCCACTGAGAGCTTGGTGAAGATATAGAGAATCAGAGACAAGGCTGCAAAATAGACCTGAATCCTATGGCCACCAAATCGCTTGGACAAGTATTCAGGCATGGTGTATACCCCTGACCGGATGTAAATCGGGATGAAAACCCATCCCAGAAGTTGCAAAAGCAGTAAGGCATTGAATTCCCATGCGCCCACTGCAAATCCACTTGCAGCTCCAGATCCTGCCAGCCCAATGAAGTGCTCACTCCCAATATTGCTCACAAACAGAGAGGCACCAATTGCTACCCAGGTCATAGAGCGCCCCGCCAGGAAGTATCCGCTCACAGTGCTTCTATTAGATTTCCACATGGCAAAAAAACCAATGCACATGACCAGGATAAAATACAGGGCCACTATGGCAATGTCTGCTGTCTCCAGTACAGCCCTCATTCTGGTAACTTGTGAATAAAAGCGTCCAATAACAGAAGTGTCcgactttttatttactttttagtaaCCCCAGCCAAGTCTGTAAACCATACGTGAACCGGACTACACAGAGCAACACAGCAGGTCAAAGTCTTTGTCCTTTGGTTTGCTGTCTTGATGGTGGTGGTTGTGATAAACTTTGAAGGAGACAGTTTAAATTTTCCGCTTCTTAACTGGGACTGAGAACTTAGCTCGTACTCTTAATCCACTCTCCACAAGACCATCAGCATTTACTCAGGTGCTGGAGGAGAAATTCTGAGTTGCAGCTAAGTCTAGTGAAGCCTACTGTACCAACCCTGCAAGGCagcaaagacaaaagacaaagatTGAATTAGAGGAGGGTCTCACCACGCGATGAGGAAACTTTCAGTCTAGCAAACACGGCGCAACAAGACAttcttcataaaaagaaaaaaacttttacagTATACTTCAGTTCCACAGCAAAGAGCAATCTATACTATTGCAGCTAATACTTAAGTgagaatatttatcattttgaacTAAGGACAAAAATTTATCAAGTTCATAACTTCAGTGGCCTAACTTCCATGACTGTCTACCATGACATTGCCCTTTCTTGTCTCACTGTGCTAGACTCAGACTGGAACAGGCCATTAAGATCTTAAATCACCCTGAAGAGGGGAAAACACTATTCATAACAAGGGTGTGAAAATGAACTTTAAATACTAAGGATCCCCTCAAGAGGGTTTGGCGCTAACTTTATGGCCATTTAGGGTCCTGGATGGAACAGGCAGGTGGTGTTTACTAGGTAGGTATTATCATCTACCCCCAGAGACCAAGTATGGCTCAGTCTGTGGAAATCTATTGTTGCAAAACTTGACGAAAGTCCTTCTGCAAACATGTATAGCTATCATGCAGTGACCTAGCACCTGTAAGATGCCTCCTGCCCTACTGGGAAACAGGACATTCTGCACAAAAAAACTAGGAACATACAACTTACTaaacaactaaaattttattctttctgctaGTTAGAACATATtggaagaagataaaaaaaaaaaaaaaaaaaactttcaaaaaggTAATTTCCTGCTCTTCCTTTTCATCAGGCAGTATTTCTAAGCACCTCTGAGAGGATAAAGGCACTGACTCTAGGTTTGACTTCgttgagtattttttccttttaatgcttTTTTGGTGAAGGGCATAAaaaatggggaggagggagaagaagaaaagttttctggaagactgaaaaataatttatcatgtcATCTTCCAAACCACAACAAAACAACTGTTGACCATTATTAgctaaaaaaaatcatcttcagtaaatcaatagatattttttaGTCCTGGATTAAGATAACCACTCTGTAAAACagacatttaaatttaaacttaaaatcaAGTTTATTAATTTGATGGTTTTTCTCctggaaaaaagacaaattctgAATCTTCAATGTTAATTGAAATTGTAGCTCACAGATCaatacaaagaacatttttattcaaCCTGACGCCTTCCACATGTTAACTTCTAAGTGATGTCTCCTTTTGCAATTTGGCAACCTCGGAGAGTAAAATGCCTTTCCGTGCTTAAAGAAAGCAGTTGCTTTCTGATGAATTTAGACATATTCCTCTTAAAATCAGCAGTAAACTTAAGTCCTATAAAAGATACTAAAGCCACCTCTTTTCAAAACTGTTGAAAATAGACCATGGtactaaaaactttaaaatgtaccCCTCACTGGCAAGAAAAGGAGCTGGACATAATGCCTACGACTAATGCCCTAccaaatgaggtcattaggttTCATTTACAAAGCTGCCTGCCTGGATAGAAATGTTCTTATCTCATCTTTATGCCTTTTTTAGGCATAAAGCACTACAATAATTATgctaagaaaattaattaaaatcctTCCTCCTAAAGATGTCAATGATTGGCATAATTGtcagacaaaagcaaaaaacctTGTATCACTTCATATATGCCAAATCCTGAAGTTGGTCATATTTCTATGATCATGTTCCCGCCCCAAAAAACTTGGGgaagttgttgttgttgtgttttttggggttttgtttgtttgtttgtttgttttttgtttttgtgggaggggagagggtctCTCTCTATCgcccgggttagagtgcagtggcatcatcacagctgcaacctccaactcttgagctcaagtgatcctcgtctCAGcatcccgagcagctgggactacaggctggaGCCACCACTCTagcttagttttctatttttagtagagacggggtctcgctcttgctcaggctggtctcatccTCATctgcctccagcaatcctcccacctcggccttccaaagtgctaggattacaggcttgagccaccacacctggccaaaaaaacttaagtttttaaaaaaatacattatttaggAAGAATCacctaaatttttaataaaatctaatcTGACTAATAAACACCGGTTATTTAACAGGGCACCTTTAAGTGTTTCAGTATAAGGGAAAGCTCCTCAATGACAACGCTGCCGTTTGGCAGTTCTGAAACCCTGCCTTCCACAGAGCGCTCCCAGCCACCGCCATTTCAATCTCCACACAGAAGCCTCCTGGCTCACTGGTCAGAAGGTATCGCTCTTCTCAATGGCAGTAGCTTACCATGATTcccaaagacaggaaagaaaaacactcagggtgttttgtttttgtttagggGGAGGTGAGGTGGGTTATGTGTCGTAGTGGCTGCTGTAGCAGCTTATTTTTTCACAGAACAAAGTGCTCAGAAACAAAACAAGCACTTCCTTGATCACTAGGAAGCACTGCCACTATCATCAATTACATTGCTTCTCATTGTCAAGTATGATTTTTGCAAGGCAGGCATCTAAGCCATATTGTGCTCCCTGTTCAATGCTCAAACTGGTTGAAATTCCCAtgctaggcctaacccctaacttctcTAGAAGAGCCGGTAAACTAGAAAAGATGTTCTGCCCACACGAGAAGTAGCAGAGAGCAGGCAAACGCTAGCTCAAGGCCGAGTTCTCAACTCCTTCTGCCTAGGCCTCCTCGGCCCCTTCCAATGCCAGTGCAGACAGTCCCCTTCTCACTGGATACTATACCAGTCTGTGGGTAGGTTTTTAGATTTTTCCAACTTAAACAAAATACATCCAGAGACCAGCACCTGGTAAagactggaaaaggaaaaacaaaataaaaccaaaaataggtCAGTTTAGTTTgtagaaagatataaaatactGTAATACAATGCTGCTAAATTTCATACTCTAGTCATGAAGAGAGATTGTCACAGCCTTGAATTTCAGCCTTTCAGGAAGTTATATATTCCTTGAAAAGGGTtccaaataaaatacacattgtaggttttgtatatttcttctttcttttaaagacataaacatttcttcaacaaaataaaatgaatactgcCCAGAGTCCATGTTTGGAAgaatacacatgaaaaaaaatcttttcgtCAGCTAACATGAAGCTTTTTCACTTGTATGTGCCTTTTTTCAGGGTTCACAGTTCAAGAAAACCTCAAATGAGAAATGTGGGACAAgtaataaaataagtataattatgAAAAGTTATGTGGTTGGTTCCttggtaactttttaaaattttatttctataatgatAGTAATATTTGTAAGACTGTATAAAGAAATGGTTCCTTAGTGATGATGGATGAATTCAGACAAAACTTGAATACAAAGGGTGCTTTGAAACAGAGCAgagtcccccccaaaaaagagagTATTATTCTCAGAAAGTAATGTTTTACTGATAGTTCTGCAGAGAATTAGAATGCAAGTTTGgtattatttcatgtatttggATGAATTCAGTAACTGAAGAATTAATCCAAATAGAGAAgtatacataaatatttgctgcatTTGATCAACTACAAAGAGGAAAGGTAAAACTAAATTTAAACCAACTAATTAAACTCCTTCAGGTTACATAAAACATATTAACCAAAACATAATTAGTTATAATAACCAAATCTCTCTTCTACTATCTagagtgaccatataatttatcttcCAAACCAGGAAATTATTCTGGAAAAATGTGTAAAATCCAGGACATATgcttattctatttaaaaaaaaaaaaaaaaagtagtcaccTGCCATAAACACCAagcaagaaaggaggaaaatgatcCCTAAACTCAGTCAGGGCTCCAAGTCATAATAAATTCAATGACACATGTAGGTTAACAAAGGGTAGAGTATGGTGACCCTAAAAGTCACCATACTCTTTAGTTCTGGAGTCAATTTACAAACCACACACTCAAGGGACAACCAAACAGGCCCAGCCCAGCACTCTGTCAATGGTAGGCTTGATGAGTCCTGCTCATATTCTgatccaaataaaaaatattcactttaCTAGCTAGTAATTTAAAGGACACAGAACACACAGACACCTCTGAAAACCTAATTGCCTGAAGTATAATATAATTGCCTGTGTGTAACCtaccaaaaccaaagaaacaaCATAGTCATATTCAAAGCGTGTTTTCTCCCTACCCTGATCCCCCAAATTATCACCAGATTTCAGGATTCAGATTTCATGGGTGCGAGTGGCATGGCACAGCAGAAAGCAGCCAAACTCTGAAGGGCTGGGTTCTATGCTCTGTCACTTCCTAACTGCAGGATCACAGGCAAACAGCTTATCTCCAGGAGCCTCAACTGTCGTTTGTAAAATGAAACCATTTAGCTCCTAAAGGTCTAACACACAGTAAGTGACAGAACGCTCCCACTGCCAGTGCCACAGGAAAGTGGCTCAGTAAATGTCGGTTTACGCTCCACAACCAGAACGTACCAGAAGTGATGATATTAGCTCCTTTCAAATTAAACTGCCAACTCTTTGCCAGGCATACTAGGATATTCATGAAAgttatttctatattaaaaaactagaaaaaataatgtattaaatatggagttcttttacaaatattttttaaaaactcccaacTACCTCATCAACTATTAGCTCCTACTTACATCACttcattcaaataaaatacaaaaaaattaataagaaaatttatatcGAATGCTCACAGAATTTTCATACATCCTTTCACTTTCATCATCTTGATTCAAGGTCCAGGAAAGCAAATTCTAGTAGTGGAACAGATTAATGGTGCTTGGTGCAGAGAACATATGAACTCACGCAAAACCGTCCTCAACCCTTACTTTAAAAATGTGGAGCATAGGTACTGTTAGCGGTTTATCAGTGACACTTAAAAGCAAAATGAGTTTTCCTAACACAACTGACACGAACGCCAGACAATTGTAAATTACAAGTGGAGCTGAAGACAACATTACAGGTTAAGTAactctaatccaaaaatctgaaatctggaACATGAAACCTCTTAAGTGCTAACATggcactcaaaggaaatgctcattggagtatttcagatttttggatttggaataCTTagctggtaagtataatgcaagtATTCCATAATCCGAAATACTTCTGGTTCCaagtatttcagataagggatactcagtATGTAATTGTATAAGTCCCTAAAACATAAGTTGTTTGCCCTTAAACCTCTTtgacaaaatatttctattacaCCTACAACTTCAGCTATTCAAGTTTTCAAAAATACCTAAGTATATGAAACCCTGACCAGACTCAGACGCTATTCAAACCATACTCTGAGGATTCCTAGTTCCTCTTGTACCATCATGGGATggatggagagggaggcagagcaggcaggGATTTCAGCCCCTCCTGTAACCCTCTATCAACCAGAACAGCTCTACTTTCATCAGTTCCTCCTACGTTTATGTTTGGGGTGGAGGTGTCTCCCATGTAAGTAAaccatttcttcaaataaaatcttatccACCTAGAAATAAGCCACAAAGTTTATTACTTCATCTATATACACCCCCCTCCCAAGATACATTCACTTTAACCTGCTTCTATCAATATAAAAGTTTGGCTCACaacggattttttttttaagacatctCAGTGAAATAAGACTTTTTGGGTATGGCAACAACTGTGAAACTACCACtagttttaacttttatgtgAATGATGCTAGATCACATATAAGTAGCAAACTCTAACAACCTTTTTTGagacaaataaaaagacaaaatagagcAGCAGTGCCTATGATACCGTATCATGTAATCTAATGACTAAACATTTGTGTCATTCTTAGTGGGAAGAATTCAAGAGGCAGAGCACTATCCACTTGTAAAAGACTGTTTATCAAAGGTAAGTGAGTTATAAACAATAGAGATAAAAAATGAAAGCCTGATACTGATTTAACTCCTGCCTATCACTATCTAAATACTGTGTCTGGAGTTTTATGTGCATtactttaattctcacaacaatcgtGAGATGAGTTTAAATATgagcattttacagatgagaaaactgaagccaagGACGTAGTGTAACTTGCCCCAGGACATGGGTATTTATGTTGAAGCCAGGATTTGCGCTCACAGCTACGTGTCCAAATAGCTTCTGCCCTAATCACTATGGTTTCTTTACTGATAAGAAGAAACATTAACAACATTAATTGATAAAAGATCATTCAACATCATGCATGTTTAAACATTTGTGCTTGCAGAGAAAATGCCCAGAACGGATACATAACAAACAGTAACTACAGAAGACTGCAAACAGCACAAAGGACACAGTCCAGTTGATCCTATGTGAATGGATACGTGCatggagaaatgaagagaaaaacgAAAAGGAGTCCTAGGCATAGGCTTCTTAGGTAAGTAAACATGGAGCAGGAAAACCCTGATGAGTCGACTGTAAGACCAGAGCTTATCAACGTTTTCACCATCCAAGTCAAAGCCTTCATTCTCTTTCAGTGTCAATCAGTCCTTCcaccagaggaaagaaaattaagtcTCAAAGTCTATTCCAGAGGTCCCCAATCTTttaggcaccagggacaggtttcatggaaggcaatttttccaggggacggggatggtttcgggatgattcaagcacattacatttattgtgcagtcaaacctctctgctaatgataatcggtatttgcagccactccccagcactagcatcactgcctcactccacctcagaccatcaggcattagattctcataaggagcttaCAACCTAGATCCCTAcgtgcagtttatagtagggttcacactcctaagattgtctaatgctgccactgatctgacaggaggcggagctcaggcagtgatgcaagctatggggagcagctgtaaatacagatgaagcttcacctgctggggcccagttcctaacaggccaccgacCAGTACTAGTCCACAG from the Eulemur rufifrons isolate Redbay chromosome 7, OSU_ERuf_1, whole genome shotgun sequence genome contains:
- the SLC5A3 gene encoding sodium/myo-inositol cotransporter, with the protein product MRAVLETADIAIVALYFILVMCIGFFAMWKSNRSTVSGYFLAGRSMTWVAIGASLFVSNIGSEHFIGLAGSGAASGFAVGAWEFNALLLLQLLGWVFIPIYIRSGVYTMPEYLSKRFGGHRIQVYFAALSLILYIFTKLSVDLYSGALFIQESLGWNLYVSVILLIGMTALLTVTGGLVAVIYTDTLQALLMIVGALTLMVISMMEIGGFEEVKRRYMLASPNVTSILLTYNLSNTNSCNVHPKKEALKMLRDPTDEDVPWPGFILGQTPASVWYWCADQVIVQRVLAAKNIAHAKGSTLMAGFLKLLPMFIIVVPGMISRILFADDIACINPEHCMQVCGSRAGCSNIAYPRLVMKLVPVGLRGLMMAVMIAALMSDLDSIFNSASTIFTLDVYKLIRKSASSRELMIVGRIFVAFMVVISIAWVPIIVEMQGGQMYLYIQEVADYLTPPVAALFLLAIFWKRCNEQGAFYGGMAGFVLGAVRLILAFAYRAPECDQPDNRPGFIKDIHYMYVATALFWVTGLITVIVSLLTPPPTKEQIRTTTFWSKKSLVVKESCSPKDEPYKMQEKSILRCSENSEAINHVIPNGKSEDSIKGLQPEDVNLLVTCREEGNPVASLGHSEAETPVDAYSNGQAALMGEKERKKETENVGRYWKFIDWFCGFKSKSLSKRSLRDLMEEEAVCLQMLEETPQVKLILNIGLFAVCSLGIFMFVYFSL